A window from Telopea speciosissima isolate NSW1024214 ecotype Mountain lineage chromosome 8, Tspe_v1, whole genome shotgun sequence encodes these proteins:
- the LOC122672148 gene encoding U-box domain-containing protein 33-like yields the protein MAEEIIEIGDNSESSTSSRDGGGEAKDVYVAVGQDDLDVLTWALDHALGPGSCVYLVHVFPPIHYIPTPVGRLSRSQLSQEQLRPYIQEENTRRRNLLQKYITLCSQAKVAVDTILIESDFTAKAILELIPVLNITSLIMGTKRLPSRRLRKGLGKGEFVKKNAPDFCEVVIVCDGKKVVDRQQRSGLEPSSPASSSRRPEIERHPERHFFECVCFSGKFN from the exons atggcagaAGAAATCATTGAGATAGGAGATAACAGTGAGAGTAGCACAAGTAgcagagatggaggaggagaGGCTAAGGATGTATATGTCGCAGTTGGCCAAGACGACCTTGATGTCTTGACATGGGCACTTGATCATGCTCTTGGACCTGGAAGTTGTGTATACCTTGTCCATGTTTTCCCTCCTATTCATTACATCCCCACACCTG TTGGGAGGCTATCAAGGAGCCAACTCAGTCAAGAACAACTGAGGCCTTATATCCAGGAAGAGAATACGCGGAGGCGAAACCTCTTGCAGAAATATATTACCCTTTGCAGCCAAGCAAAG GTGGCCGTAGATACAATACTTATAGAGAGTGATTTCACGGCCAAGGCAATCTTGGAACTTATTCCTGTTCTCAATATTACCTCCCTTATTATGGGAACGAAACGGCTGCCCTCTAG GAGATTGAGGAAGGGACTGGGCAAAGGAGAATTTGTCAAGAAGAATGCTCCAGACTTCTGTGAGGTTGTCATTGTTTGTGATGGCAAAAAGGTTGTAGATAGGCAACAGAGGAGTGGATTAGAAccttcttcaccagcatcaagTAGCCGGAGACCAGAAATAGAACGACACCCAGAGCGGCACTTCTTTGAATGTGTTTGCTTTTCAGGGAAATTCAATTGA
- the LOC122672145 gene encoding altered inheritance of mitochondria protein 32-like gives MAGAGEDQSSFSGNPDGTAVNSSNSQVDEGVIDADDLKYGFQRPEMYKNSLAGTVDPYDRHVFLCYKNAESWPSRVEDAEFDRLPSLLAAALKSRKNEIQGKTRLTICEGRHGTESSNGDILIFPDMVRYRGLTHLDVDNFVENVVVKGSTWVSGAPEALTGSHIFVCSHGSRDRRCGVCGPVLIDKFKEETESRGLNDQVFVSPCSHIGGHKYAGNLIIFSSNSEGKVAGHWYGYVTPDDVPILLEQHIGKGEIVERLWRGQMGSSNEKEENEGEHKHQENVGMANNGTNLKKGETEPKGSNGEFNLKDVESYCQGANGFSCCRNEEMEVKSEIAGKKQRQGTDVSKNMFGNLTAWAETWEQSDILAAVAVIGTVATVAVACSFYRRSG, from the exons ATGGCCGGTGCTGGAGAAGATCAGTCTTCTTTCTCCGGCAATCCTGATGGTACTGCGGTCAATTCTTCCAATTCTCAAGTCGACGAAGGTGTCATCGACGCAGACGACTTGAAGTACGGATTCCAGCGACCTGAAATGTACAAGAACTCTCTCGCCGGAACTGTCGATCCTTACGACCGCCATGTGTTTTTATGCTACAAGAATGCCGAGAGCTGGCCTTCTCGAGTCGAAGATGCTGAATTCGATAGACTTCCCAGTCTTCTTGCTGCCGCTCTTAAATCTCGCAAGAACGAAATTCAAGGAAAG ACTCGTTTGACGATATGTGAGGGGCGGCATGGAACAGAGTCTTCAAACGGGGATATCTTGATTTTTCCAGACATGGTCCGATATAG GGGTTTGACACACCTTGACGTTGATAATTTCGTTGAGAATGTGGTCGTGAAAGGCTCTACGTGGGTTTCTGGAGCTCCTGAAGCCTTAACCGGCTCACACATATTCGTGTGCTCTCATGGTAGTCGAGACCGGAGATGTGGTGTTTGTGGACCTGTTCTTATCGATAAGTTTAAAGAGGAGACTGAATCACGAGGACTTAATGATCAGGTATTTGTCAGTCCGTGCTCTCACATTGGGGGGCACAAATATGCTGGGAACTTGATAATATTCAGTTCGAATTCTGAGGGAAAAGTTGCTGGTCATTG GTATGGGTATGTTACTCCTGATGATGTCCCCATTTTGCTTGAGCAGCATATTGGAAAGGGAGAGATTGTAGAAAGGCTATGGAG AGGTCAAATGGGTTCATCCaatgaaaaagaggaaaatgaagGTGAACACAAGCATCAAGAAAATGTTGGAATGGCTAATAATGGGACAAACTTGAAGAAAGGGGAGACTGAACCCAAAGGAAGTAACGGTGAATTCAATCTGAAAGATGTAGAGAGCTATTGTCAGGGTGCCAATGGGTTCTCATGTTGcaggaatgaagagatggaagTGAAGAGTGAAATTGCAGGAAAGAAACAGAGACAAGGTACTGATGTGAGCAAGAATATGTTTGGCAATCTCACAGCTTGGGCAGAAACATGGGAGCAAAGTGATATTCTCGCAGCAGTTGCTGTTATTGGAACTGTGGCAACTGTTGCTGTGGCTTGTAGCTTCTATCGAAGATCAGGTTGA
- the LOC122672144 gene encoding inorganic phosphate transporter 2-1, chloroplastic-like: protein MPPSSYLSSTRNGLATDTVLLNSHLLHVRRHRSSFLFSHQTHFSKRETIHLKSQPPRSSLPILRLKSSKLLLLPSATLSSFAEAEGEEVSQNTQTREDAKSDDLSGMAKAFNISSSTASAISICIAFAALGLPFFMTSLGRGLTLKIKLLSYITLLFGFYMAWNIGANDVANAMGTSVGSGALTLRQAVLTAAVLEFSGAMLMGTHVTGTMQKGILVVNSFLGKDSLLFAGLLSSLAAAGTWLQVASYFGWPVSTTHCIVGAMVGFGLVYGGVGAVFWSSLARVTSSWVISPIMGAAVSFLVYKCIRRFVYSAPNPGQAAAAAAPIAVFVGVTGISYAAFPLSKNLSVALVQALACGMAGALMVSRIIHNQLGHLLKSELSQAEQQEEPSQSKNIGFLSDIAGPKGTQLEIVYGVFGYMQVLSACFMSFAHGANDVSNAIGPLAAALSILQGSASGSQIVIPNDVLAWGGFGIVAGLTMWGYRVMATIGKKITELTPTRGFAAEFAAASVVLFASKLGLPISATHTLVGAVMGVGFARGLNSVRAETVREIVASWAITIPVGASFAVFYTWILTRLLSYIL, encoded by the exons ATGCCTCCATCTTCTTACCTCTCTTCCACGAGAAACGGGTTAGCGACAGACACAGTCCTTCTCAATTCTCACCTTCTCCATGTTCGCAGACACCGAtcatctttcctcttctcccacCAAACTCACTTCTCCAAGAGAGAGACTATACACCTCAAATCTCAACCACCCAGATCCTCACTTCCCATACTGAGACTAAAAAGTTCCaaacttctccttctcccttctgcAACCTTATCATCCTTTGCTGAAGCTGAAGGTGAAGAAGTATCTCAGAATACACAAACCCGTGAGGATGCAAAATCTGACGATTTGTCGGGTATGGCTAAGGCTTTCAACATCTCCTCCAGCACAGCTTCTGCAATTTCTATCTGCATAGCCTTTGCTGCTCTTGGTCTTCCTTTTTTCATGACGTCTTTGGGGCGAGGATTAACACTGAAGATTAAATTGCTTTCTTATATAACACTGTTGTTTGGGTTTTACATGGCCTGGAACATTGGAGCTAATGATGTTGCCAATGCCATGGGCACTTCGGTGGGTTCGGGTGCTTTGACACTTCGGCAGGCGGTGCTGACTGCTGCAGTGCTGGAGTTCTCCGGGGCAATGTTGATGGGTACCCATGTGACTGGTACAATGCAGAAGGGGATCCTTGTTGTCAATTCTTTTCTGGGGAAGGATTCATTGCTCTTTGCGGGTTTGCTTTCTTCTCTAGCTGCTGCTGGTACCTGGTTACAG GTTGCATCCTATTTCGGTTGGCCCGTCTCCACCACACATTGTATAGTAGGAGCAATGGTTGGGTTTGGTCTAGTCTATGGGGGAGTAGGTGCTGTATTCTGGAGTTCACTAGCCAGGGTAACTTCGTCATGGGTCATCTCCCCTATCATGGGAGCAGCAGTGTCATTTCTTGTGTACAAATGCATCCGCAGG TTTGTCTACAGTGCTCCAAACCCAGGGCAGGCTGCTGCTGCAGCTGCTCCTATTGCTGTATTTGTGGGTGTAACTGGAATCTCCTATGCAGCTTTCCCACTCAGCAAGAACCTTTCCGTGGCTCTGGTGCAGGCCTTAGCCTGCGGAATGGCGGGTGCACTTATGGTCAGTAGAATTATCCACAATCAGCTTGGCCACCTCCTCAAGTCTGAATTGTCACAAGCAGAGCAACAAGAGGAACCTTCCCAGAGTAagaatattggattcctctctGACATTGCAGGCCCCAAGGGGACACAGCTGGAAATTGTCTATGGTGTCTTTGGCTACATGCAGGTTCTGTCGGCCTGCTTCATGTCATTTGCTCATGGGGCAAATGATGTATCAAATGCAATTGGCCCATTAGCTGCTGCATTATCTATTCTCCAGGGCAGTGCCAGTGGATCTCAGATTGTCATTCCAAATGATGTTCTTGCATGGGGAGGATTTGGGATTGTTGCAGGACTGACAATGTGGGGGTACAGGGTGATGGCAACCATTGGGAAGAAAATAACAGAGCTGACACCAACAAGGGGATTTGCAGCCGAGTTTGCAGCAGCTTCCGTGGTTCTCTTCGCATCAAAGTTAGGACTCCCTATCTCTGCAACCCACACTCTTGTGGGAGCTGTCATGGGTGTGGGTTTTGCAAGGGGACTTAACAGTGTGCGAGCAGAGACAGTGAGGGAGATTGTGGCTTCTTGGGCCATCACAATCCCAGTTGGTGCATCTTTCGCCGTTTTCTACACGTGGATCCTGACCAGGCtcttgtcatatatactttga